Below is a genomic region from Planctomycetaceae bacterium.
TCCGTTTCGTCGTTGATGCCGTTGACGATCAATTCGTATTCGCCGGAGTCCTTCTGATGATCGACGGCGCCTCTGGACATCGTCGAAAAGAACTCGTTGGCCAGTGATTTCATAATCAGAGCAATGCGAGGCTTCACCGTTTCTGAACGGGTGCCGGTTTCACCGGAGTTGCCCGTTGAACCGCCAGAGCAACCGACAAAGAGCGAGCACAACAGGAGTGCTGAAATTCTTGAAATCATTGCATAGCTCGCAGACGGGCGGGGGACATAAAGAATAGCCGGCGACTGCAAAATCAACCGCCGGATCAGTTGGCGTCATTTACCGCTGGCTGGCAAATTGAAGTCACCGCCCGTATTGCGCCAAATGGCATGCACGTGGTTTGCTTCATTTTGCGTGTTGTTGTATTCAATGATGAAGCTGGCCCCCTGGACAACATAATGGTGCGGTTGATTCAGTTCGGATCCACCCCACCATGCAATTGTAATGTCATCCATACCATGATCGTTGATCGCTTTCATACGCTCACGGACGACAGTCGCCGGCATCGCCGTGAGGTATTCACCTATCAACTGTTTGAGTAGGCCCTGTTGTTCAACGGACATGTCTGCGAATCGAAGCCCGACAGCTTCGGTGACAACCGGCTGAGCGACCCCACCACCGCGAATATCGTCAGGAGCTTTCGCATCGATGAACATCAATTTATGCTGTTCACTGGTGCACGCCTTCAGGATTTCTCTTGCAATGTCTTCCCGCCGACCGAGTACTCGGAGACTGCGCCCCGGTCCGGCATCGATCAGGCCCGGGTTTGCTCCGAAAAACTCGGGGGTGCTGCTGACAATTTGCCCTTCTCTGATGCTGAAGTTCAGCGAAAGGTGGTGTCCTTCGAAACGCCATCCCCAGATACCTTTGCTGGTTGGGGTACCAAAAATCGTGATGAAGTATTTGTGGGGGTGTCGGCGTTCACGGCGGTAGTCTTCCTCTCCACCTTCGAACAGATACAGAACTTCCTCCAGACTTCGAACCTGAAGGGTCTTCGCGTAACCTGCTGCCGACAGTCCCGAACTGACAAGGCTGTCCGCCGCTGACCTCGTTGCTCCGTTCAATTCACGCAGACTAACCCCGTTTCTTTCACGCGGAATGAAATGCCAGTTCAGGCGTTCTTCAGAATCGTAACTGTACTGAATCTTTGCCTTCTGGCTGTAATCCAGCGACTCCAACAGTCGCGTCGCCGCTTCTTGCATGGCAATGCCAGGAGCAGTGTTCGCAGGCGATTCTTCTGCGTAGACGTTCGTGGATGCGGAGGCAACTGCGAAGGCTGCCATCAAGGAAAGAGCGAAACGAATCTGGCGGGATGAAATCATGGAATTCCGATCAAGACTGAAGTGAACGCGGGGTGGAAAGAGCGGGATGGAACGCCGTTGCCTGAATCTGCGAATTGTTTCCGCAGTGCGACGAAGGCAAATCGGAGTTTCACGTCGGTTTCAGCTGTTAACGACCAAGCCGGAGTCTAGCCAGGTGGCCATGCAAGGTCACGTCCGCCGAGGATGTGAATATGCAGATGAAAGACAGTCTGGCCACCATGGGCACCTGTGTTGATGACAGTGCGGTACCCTCCCGATAATCCCAGGTGAGCCGCAATTTCAGGAACTTTCAGGAGCAAATGCCCTGCCAGCTCCCGGTGCTTCTCCTGCAATCCGTCCAGTGATTCGACAGGCTCCCTGGGGATCAAAAGCACGTGGACGGGAGCCTGAGGATTTACGTCACGAAAAGCGAGACAGTGTTCGTCTTCGTAGACGATATCCGCGGGAATGTCTTCGGTTGATGATCTTGGTAAATATGGTCACGAAGAACCCTCGACAGAGATTGAACAGGGGGCGACCGTCTTTGAAGATTGGCCCGCCCGAAGATGCCCGGGATGTTATCAGACCGACAGGGAGGAACAACCGCCAGAACGTTGTGCATCTCTTACTGCATCCGGGCAGTGGCGGAATCTCAAAATGCGGCTTATCATTGCCGAGCACATTCTGACGCGACAACGTCCTCGGGTGGATCGAGGCACATTACTGAACCCGTCTGGATGGCCTCAGATAACCGGCTGATGGAATACGGTTCGGGCCTTCAGAATCAGGCAGCCGCCGGCACGTGTATTCGTGGAAACTTTGGACAGAGACCAACCGAGAAGCGATTCC
It encodes:
- a CDS encoding DUF3500 domain-containing protein; amino-acid sequence: MISSRQIRFALSLMAAFAVASASTNVYAEESPANTAPGIAMQEAATRLLESLDYSQKAKIQYSYDSEERLNWHFIPRERNGVSLRELNGATRSAADSLVSSGLSAAGYAKTLQVRSLEEVLYLFEGGEEDYRRERRHPHKYFITIFGTPTSKGIWGWRFEGHHLSLNFSIREGQIVSSTPEFFGANPGLIDAGPGRSLRVLGRREDIAREILKACTSEQHKLMFIDAKAPDDIRGGGVAQPVVTEAVGLRFADMSVEQQGLLKQLIGEYLTAMPATVVRERMKAINDHGMDDITIAWWGGSELNQPHHYVVQGASFIIEYNNTQNEANHVHAIWRNTGGDFNLPASGK
- a CDS encoding histidine triad nucleotide-binding protein → MPADIVYEDEHCLAFRDVNPQAPVHVLLIPREPVESLDGLQEKHRELAGHLLLKVPEIAAHLGLSGGYRTVINTGAHGGQTVFHLHIHILGGRDLAWPPG